ATCTCTGCCCCAACATGATCGCGGCCCAGGCCAAGCTGGTCTACCATCTGAATAAGTACTACAACGAGAAATGCCAAGCCAGGAAAGCTGCCATTGCCAAAACTATCCGGGAAGTCTGCAAAGTCGTCTCCGACGTGCTGAAGGAGGTGGAGGTGCAGGAGCCCCGCTTCATCAGCTCTCTCAACGAGATGGACAATCGCTACGAGGGCCTCGAGGTTATCTCCCCCACCGAGTTCGAAGTGGTGCTGTATCTTAACCAAATGGGGGTGTTCAACTTCGTGGACGACGGCTCGCTGCCCGGCTGCGCGGTGCTGAAGCTGAGCGACGGGCGCAAGCGGAGCATGTCCCTCTGGGTGGAGTTCATCACCGCCTCCGGCTACCTCTCGGCGCGCAAGATCCGGTCCAGGTTTCAGACGCTGGTGGCTCAGGCGGTGGACAAATGTAGCTACCGGGATGTGGTAAAGATGGTGGCAGACACCAGCGAAGTGAAACTGAGAATCCGAGATAGGTACGTGGTGCAGATCACCCCGGCTTTTAAATGCACCGGGATCTGGCCGAGGAGTGCTGCCCACTGGCCACTGCCCCACATCCCCTGGCCGGGGCCCAACCGGGTGGCGGAGGTCAAAGCGGAAGGGTTCAATCTCTTGTCCAAGGAGTGCCACTCCCTGGCCGGCAAGCAGAGCTCGGCCGAGAGCGACGCCTGGGTGCTGCAGTTCGCCGAAGCGGAGAACAGACTGCAGATGGGGGGCTGCAGAAAGAAATGCCTCTCCATTCTCAAGACCTTACGGGATCGGCACCTCGAACTGCCCGGCCAGCCCCTCAACAACTACCACATGAAGACTCTGGTTTCCTACGAGTGTGAAAAGCACCCCCGGGAGTCGGACTGGGACGAGTCGTGCCTGGGCGATCGGCTGAACGGGATTCTGCTGCAGCTCatctcctgcctgcagtgccggcggtGTCCCCACTACTTCCTACCCAACTTAGATCTCTTTCAAGGCAAACCTCACTCGGCCCTGGAGAACGCTGCCAAACAAACGTGGCGACTGGCAAGAGAGATCCTGACCAACCCAAAAAGTTTGGAAAAACTTTAGAGGGTGACTTAATCGAGAGCCGAAACGATTCTTCTTCTCAAAGTCCTGATTGAGTGTAAACTTCCTGTTAGATTCCTAATATTACGCTCCACAGTGCAAACAATCTCTTCCTTAAAAAGGAACCGTCACACACCGTGTAGGTATCCTCTCGCCCACTCCTCTGAGCGGAGGAAAGGTAGGAGAAGCGATGGAGAACACCTTAAACCCATAAGTATTAGAAGACTTCTTCACACCGGTTTCACATCTCTCTTGAAAAAGTACAGGGCAGCACCCGGAAAAGAGCCCAGCTGCAATGCAAGACTACAGAGAACACTCTGCCTAACTACCAAAGGATTATTAGCAATCCTGGTGACTTAGGTGCATCTGTCTGTGAGTAACACGCGGTCTGGATACGCCATCGGAAGCCAAGTGTAATGTATATTTTTGGTTTGTAACAAATATTGTGATCTCACATTGTCTTTGAAAGTGTGGATATTGGTGTTTTGTGATTTGGTGAACAGAATTTAAATTGCCATTTTGGATACTTCCAGACATTTTCCACTAACAAAGATACCATTTAAAGGTAGATTCCCTCCTGGTACTTTTACCTGTCTTTGAAAGTGtctgaactttaaaaagtttacattTTGCTTCAAATATATTGCTTGTTCTATTTCTGACATTCCATAAATATACttgaaatgttatttaaatatattcaaagaaatttGAATTCAGCTTATATAATAACGCTTGAATATctgaattatatatttgaaaaatgcacTTGAAATACACTGGATAATTACTTTTTGTGATTTAGATTTAAATTTCTGTTGCTGGTTTTTATTTAATTAGAAGCtaataaatgaagtaaaatacAACTTGTGTctcactttcaattgtttttctaTCAAAAGATGTAACGCTCCATTTTGAACACACTTGAATGTTTTAAATACTTTGAGAAACATgctaaagaaatcattaaaatatgaCCTTAAACCAAGGAGAAAAGCCCTTTTTATATAACTACAGAGGATAATCTATGTCCACCTTCTAGCTCACTTATAAGacaattcatttaaatttatccTTGAGAATTTCTGTAGCACTTTTCATACTACAAGGAAGAAATCTATTTTGACATAAAAGATTATTGAGTTAAAAGTCAGactaagaaaatgaatttaataaaattgacaatggatcttttgaaatttgtatatgAAAACAAGCTAATGAAGATAATCTCTGATCGATATATTTTatgtcaaacagtattttatgtgATATAGGTTCCATTagtaaaataatcataaatttaaaaattcccctTTATAGGGCAAACTAATGATAAAAGTATAAAGACAaacttgaaattatttaaaatcaaacAGCACATTcaagctcatttttaaaattcagtgctTTTGGAGCTAAAAATCCTGTGTCCATCCTTCACAGCATTTTAATAGTCAACAAGTGTGGAAATGGCTGATCACCTATGGGCCTAAAGTTAGTTAATTCAGGTAGTGGTGAACTGTAGTATCTCAGTTGCTAGCCTACACATACTATTTAATAATGCTTTATTTCTAGGTAGcaattaaatacaaataataaagtTCTGGATCTATAGGGGTGGTTTGTGTATTTTAGAATACATGCCTCTGAAAACTCCTTAAGGGGAAGATCTTCGTAAAATGATGCTAGAATTTCTGCTATGACTTAAATGCTCTTGAATTCTTAACCTCAGGAAAGAAGTTTGCCAATTGCATGGTAACATCAAAGTTACAACAATAAAAATGGATCTCAGAAAAAAGTGCTGAAGTGTAGAACTGCTCTAATACTCAAGTATTTAAAATCTACACAATGagatttactaagtaaagatttatgaattttaaatgatccaaatatatattttctggcATTACTCCCAAAGAAAACAACCTTTAAACCTCTGAGCACTGATATATACCATGtaatacataaaaaatgaaagcttCTCAGAGTATCATTTCCTCTTAAATCCATAGGTAAAATCCAATGTTATTTCAGGAGATGAAAAATGGGATGTATAATGCAGATGGATTTATATTCAAACGGTTTTCTTTTCCAGTTTCCTTAtaatctttcaataaataataattcatatTGTAATCTGTACTTTTGGAAACCGAAAACGAACTTAATAAATTTCACTAGACCCTCCCAGTCTTCCCAGAGAGCCCGAGATGCTGTACCCTAGGGACTTGGGAGCAATTGGCTTAACTTCTACATATGCCCAAGTGCACACAAAGACAGTCACAGAATGACCGTTAAAATGTGCATGCTCTGGTAATACAAGATTCCATAAAAGAGCatgttatttcattcattttagttTCCATGAGAAAGATAAGAAAGTGCCCTCTTCCCCCACTGTCACTTAAAACCCAGCAGAATTGAAAACCACCTCCTGCCGCAAAGCCACCATTACTGTACACGGAATCCTTGGACTCACTTTGGTGTCGATCTTCTTGAAGGCAGGATCATCCTCATCTACCTCGAAGTAGATTTCTGTCGTGGTGATGGAGAGGGTCCCCTTGGCCACCACCACTGGCGCGATGAGCTGGGCCGGGGTGCTGAGAACCACTGGGCCTGCAAGACAAGCGCACCGTCAAGCTGAGCCCCTCcggcctgctcctgctccctcccagaaggGTAtcccagatttttattttaaaagctgcaAAAGGAAGAACCGTGCCTCTATGATGCGGCACGCTCTTTCCATGAGAGAGGGCTGCTTGGATTTCTGTACATTACCTTACAACGAcactagaaataaataattcgATCAAACCCCAAGAGGTCAGAATACCGAATAAGCGACCCTTAACACTGGAGTCTGCAACCTGCGACTAGAGATCCCACACGGTTGGCAAGGCTCTGCCATTAACCGGGTTAAATGTGCAGAACGCGTCCCAGGCCGCCCAGCTCTCTCCACGGGCGCCCACGCGgtgagcactggccccaaggaacCGCGGCCCGAGAGGCCGCGGCTCGCTGTTTGCCACGCCAGGCCAGAGTGGCAAAGGCAAAGGACCCAAACATGTGCCGTCCGTCCCGCCAAGGGGCTTGCACCTTGGCGAAGACGAATTTATCGCGGTGTTCTGAGGAGCGCCGCACACGCGCCTACACCCAGGGACACCCGAAGTTCTGATCCC
The DNA window shown above is from Oryctolagus cuniculus chromosome 9, mOryCun1.1, whole genome shotgun sequence and carries:
- the MAB21L1 gene encoding putative nucleotidyltransferase MAB21L1 produces the protein MIAAQAKLVYHLNKYYNEKCQARKAAIAKTIREVCKVVSDVLKEVEVQEPRFISSLNEMDNRYEGLEVISPTEFEVVLYLNQMGVFNFVDDGSLPGCAVLKLSDGRKRSMSLWVEFITASGYLSARKIRSRFQTLVAQAVDKCSYRDVVKMVADTSEVKLRIRDRYVVQITPAFKCTGIWPRSAAHWPLPHIPWPGPNRVAEVKAEGFNLLSKECHSLAGKQSSAESDAWVLQFAEAENRLQMGGCRKKCLSILKTLRDRHLELPGQPLNNYHMKTLVSYECEKHPRESDWDESCLGDRLNGILLQLISCLQCRRCPHYFLPNLDLFQGKPHSALENAAKQTWRLAREILTNPKSLEKL